In a single window of the Erinaceus europaeus chromosome 21, mEriEur2.1, whole genome shotgun sequence genome:
- the LOC103121119 gene encoding heterogeneous nuclear ribonucleoprotein A1-like, whose translation MSKSQSPKEPEQLRKLFIGGLNFDTTNDSLRSHFEQWGTVTDCEVMRDPDTKRSRGFGFVTYATVAEADAVMNAKPHRVDGTVVEPKRALSREDSHRPGAHLAVNKIFVGGIREDTEEHHLRDYFEQFGKIEVIEIMTDRGGRKRGFAFVTFDDHDAVDKIVIQKYHTLNGHHCEVRKALSKQDVASALSIQRARRGSGNYGGGYGGGFGGNDNFGYRGNFSGEGGFGGSRGGGGYGGRGDGYDGFGHDGGYFGGGGNYYDFYYNQYSNFGPMKGGSFGGRSSGPYGVGGQYFAKPRNQGGYGGSSGSGYGGGRRF comes from the coding sequence ATGTCTAAGTCTCAGTCTCCCAAAGAGCCAGAGCAGCTGCGCAAGCTCTTCATTGGAGGTTTAAATTTTGATACCACCAACGATAGTCTGAGAAGCCATTTTGAGCAATGGGGAACGGTCACTGACTGTGAGGTCATGAGAGACCCAGACACCAAGCGCTCCAGAGGCTTTGGGTTTGTCACCTATGCCACCGTGGCAGAGGCAGATGCAGTCATGAATGCCAAACCGCACAGGGTGGATGGAACCGTTGTGGAACCCAAGAGAGCTCTATCCAGAGAAGATTCTCACAGACCTGGTGCTCACCTGGCTGTGAACAAGATTTTTGTCGGCGGCATTAGAGAAGACACAGAAGAGCATCACCTGAGAGATTACTTTGAGCAGTTTGGGAAGATTGAAGTGATTGAAATCATGACCGATCGTGGTGGCAGGAAGAGAGGCTTTGCTTTTGTCACCTTTGATGACCATGATGCTGTTGACAAGATCGTCATTCAGAAATACCATACCCTGAATGGCCACCACTGTGAAGTAAGGAAAGCCTTATCTAAGCAAGATGTGGCTAGTGCTTTGTCCATCCAAAGAGCTCGTCGTGGTTcggggaactatggtggtggttATGGAGGAGGTTTTGGTGGGAACGACAATTTTGGTTATAGAGGAAACTTTAGTGGTGAAGGTGGCTTTGGTGGCAGTCGAGGTGGTGGTGGATATGGTGGCCGTGGGGATGGCTATGATGGATTTGGCCATGATGGAGGCTACTTTGGAGGTGGAGGAAACTATTATGATTTTTACTACAATCAGTACTCAAATTTTGGGCCCATGAAAGGAGGAAGCTTTGGAGGTCGAAGCTCTGGCCCTTATGGTGTTGGAGGTCAGTACTTTGCCAAGCCACGAAACCAAGGTGGCTATGGTGGTTCCAGTGGCAGTGGTTATGGCGGTGGCAGAAGGTTTTAA